taatcagattctgtaatcttcaatctctggatcgatatagtgatgtagaatcacttcctggaagctctgataccaaatgataggtcagatcatgttgagattgagagaaatgataagataaagagagattcggtagataggaatgagactcggtattagagagaatcggtacaattacattccacagcttatagaactcagttacaatgcaatggctatctaattaggactacataggttccttatatagccctcttctaagaaaccttcatttaagcttattttcacattaacactatacaacttcgggggcCTAACACGTGGTGTTAAGCTTTGTATTCAAGTGCTCATTAGATTGTACATACTTTTGCAATGTTttgtacgaaatctcgtggtctaataaTTTACGTTTGATTACCTAAACCCGTGGTTTACAAACAGGAGAAACAAAACATTTTTGTTGTCTTACACAATTTAAACAGGACGTTGTATTGTGTATAAACATTTATAACATGACACAgtattgtctacaaatatttgaaacaTGACAATTGCTGTCTACAAACTTTTGATTTCTAAAACATACTGGTATTGTTTACTTAAAcccgtagattcactcaacattattgttgacccgttttacATGTTTTATTTCAGCATTGACAGATCTTTGGAGGGGTGGGGTTGGGCCAGGACCCTTCCTAAATTTCATGTTATATATCGCGAGTTTGCGACATTATATATATCTTTAAATATGTGTGTACCTAGATGAGTGGTTGTTCATCTACTCTTTTTCATTTATTACTCAGGTTCGAGTCTCAAATCAGCatcaatttttattttttgatgAGCAGAAGGCACGAAGTTGGAAGTTCTCAAGTTCCATTTCTATTACTTGTAATATTTTTACAATATTTCATTGGTATTGGTATTGGTATTGGTATGTATGATTATGATACTAAATTAATTATCATGTACATATACATAAAGATCAAAAAATCACTTTTAAGTTTTAACTTATCATCCTTTTTTACGTAAAGTATAATCAAATATATGTAgactatttatatttaatatatataaatattgatcgCTAATATTTGGTTTTGATTGAAGACCTTAATAAAATTATCTATGAATTCTTGAACTATCTGTTAAGTGAAAGCATAAAACAAATCAATTCAATAAGTACAAAGTTAATTGAACATATATGCATAACGAAACAATACAAGATAGTTTTTGTATTATATATAATTGGCCCCTCCGTAAAATGTCTTCAAGATCCGCCATTGTATCTCAGGTATTTATTGTTTtcgctgtagaactttgctgttacatagaagtcaagccatgcactaggaccagagttaacattcgcgtcaatggcgattttaacGGGGACACGGCGTGTTAAAGAAAGAATCCAACGAAGTATACCCTAATAAATATTTGACGTATTAAAATGAGAAAAGACCAAAACACACATGAAAACTGATGTAAAATGACAGGTtgagacaaagtctacagtagttAGAAAGCATTCTATTGATATATAGTATAACTAGATTAATTGTTTCACTTATGTGAACTACCTAGTAGGTTCACATGGAGTTACCTAGCGCAAACACTCAATCAAGATTACACAATGCAAGTCTCCTTGTCATCTAATACCTGATGATTGTGAATAAACTATCCAACTATTTCAAAGACTCAAATTATGACCCTACTCTCTTAGTCGTAAACAATCACTCCAACTCTCACTGCGCATGGTCAACTCCAATATTAACTAATCGGTTGAATTTAGTTTGTTACCGTCTCCGGTCAAACACGAAattattaattaagattaaaaaatgtaaactaatgctataaattaatgaactctcgtccatGTAAACAACTACACAATCAATTGTATCGAACAAATAAGTGTCGATAAGAGTCGTTCAATATTCACGCTTTGAATCATCGTACGAAAAAACAATTAATCAAAATATCTTTACAGAAACATAAATGATTTATCCAACATTCATTAAAAGTTAAAATCGTATTCAAATTTAAAAGAGAATTCATAGTTTGGAACAAAGAATTAATCAATGAATAACGAAGAATCTTGAACCATGATAGCACCGTAGTGTGTTTTTGAAAGGATTGAATGTATGAGATCATCTAGAAATGCTCCAAAAAGCACCCACAACCACCCTAAGTGTTCTCAAAAACGACTCAGTAAAAAGTATCGTGTTTCGGGTGGGGAAATAGATTTAAAATTCGTAATCTGTCATATCTAACATAGAAGGTTCCGATTTCTGATAAGAAAGCATATCTTTCTCAAGAGCCTTTCAGTTATTAGTAGGATTGATAACTAGTTACAAATGGATGACACACAACCTTAACatattatgttaataaaaattcttttattaTTAGACCTCTATTAACGGTATCGTGATAGAGGGTGATGAGAGCAGCATGCCTCCACCACGCCACTAACCCTGCGTGATAAAGGAAAAAATTGGTGGCATGATGGTGTTCATTACACTAAGGAAAAACTACGTGATGAAATTTTCAACCAATCAGATTTAAGAAATAGTGGTGGTGACCTGACTTTTCATATGGGAGGGCAGGGGTTTGACTCACACTCACTGCAAAATTCCTATTGTTGTTACCCGCCTATTCCATGGGTGTCTTGCGTTTGAAGCTCATCTGAGGGGGTTTTAACACACGTGACGCCTGTATGGATTCGTCGTGGTGGTTTCCTCCTAAGAGGCGGTAGGACTGTAATAGTTCGACCAAGAAAATGATCGAGAAAGTGAGTTCTGACATCACGTTCGAGCCTCCTTCGATGACTCCTAGTCGCCGTTGAAACAATAAAAAGAATATGGATCAATCAAATTAAAAAGGGTGGGACCTATTATTATTACACTCCTTGATTTCATCACCATTATAGACCTTTCTTCCATTATTATTAAACAGCACCACTATATCCCACAAAACCATGTCAAGTGTGGTGATAATCATCACATTTTTGGGTATATTAGTATATATTTATTTTCGGCGTAAAACGGAAAAATTTTATAAACTAAAAGAAGTTCATCAATAAGATAAGACTCCTTAAACATGCAAACTAAACAACTACCGAGCTAAGCAAAAACAAACAAACACAATGAAAGCTCACGACACTAACCAACTAACAATATAACAACAAAATAAAACCGCAACAATATGAATGACATAAACAAGACTCAATATAAAAGATGGAGGCCAATCTACCCATACGAGCGAAAGATTAGATCCCATCTTAATCGAAATAATCGACGAGCCTCCATTCAAACTTCTTTAATGAACTCACGGAATTCTTCCATTTCAGCTCCTTGAACTAGTTTTTTCTTTTAGTCGGCGCCTTAGGGGGATTACTAGCGTTGACAACCGTAGAATTCACCGATTCGCTCTCCATACTCTTCATCATTGTAACGAAGGCCGCCAtctttttttttttagtaaaagaGGAAACCCTCGTATGAACGAGCACATTAGTTCCCCATAGAAGGGCACCATCTCCTCGTCAGACATTTTTTCCCCTTAATCCCTATTGAACTCATGGGTAACAGATGCAATATCACAACCCACATCCTCAGGAACAACCGAACCAACACCAAGACCGATTCCATCCGTCTCTGAATCCTTATTAATTGGGCGCGGGGTTCGATGATGTTCCAACAAATACTTTTTTAAATGACAGAAGATCGACGTCTTCAACCTTAAAACTTTCAACCGAATCAAACACCGATAAAGACTTACCACATCAAAATATATAATGGTTTCCGTTTATTAGACCACTCCCTATGGTCTCATTATCCATCATTACCCGTTAGTTACCCGTAGTTACCCGTAATAGATCATAGGCACGGATTCAttacccgcgttagttacccgcaTTCACCATCAATTTGGCGATGGTTTCTTAAGCCAGGTGACCCCACATGTGTCTTCTTATGTATTTTCTTTTTACTTTTTAATTTAATCAACTATTACTTTTACTTTATCAATTTTGGAAGCTAAAAATAAGGATGAACTGATACATTACTCTTCGATGGTTTAAGGAAGAAGatgaataaattacaatttggtacctAAACTTTTATGTTGGTGATGGttttagttatgtaaaatattctTTTTTGGTCCCTAAACTTTTACAACTTATTTTGTCATCTTTTTGAATAAGCTACGATTTCTATTTTTGGTtcttaaatttttgtttttttttttaaaatttaaaaaggaTAATCGtatttatgtttattattaaaagctttgtttttttaaaaaaataattatttttatgttGGTTAAATAGAtataaaagaaattaattaatgacGTGGCAGTTAAGAGGAAAAATATTTTAACCATGATAGGTAGTGTTTAGTTAtagaattttataaattaattataatatttaaatgcTAATATAGTgctgatgtgaaaattaagagaatGCATAGTGTTAGTATTACTTTTACTTTGTAAACGCTATCACATCATCATTTACTTTTAGTCATCAAAAATCAAACAAACTATTCACCTCCGTTTCCAACACGACAACCAGATAACGCGTATTATCTACTTTCAAACTCTTTGATTTTTATCCATTCCAACaactatataataataaaatccacCCCCAACTTGACTCCAATCATTTTCACAACCCTCAAAACATGTTTTTCCGACACCCGTCGACGGTATACTTCTTACtaaccaccatcaccatcatcatccttCAATCACACGCACAACAAACCTACGTCGACAACAAACAACTCGCGTGCGAAAACAACGACACAATCACACTCGGTTACACTTGCAACGCCGCCGCCACGTGTCGATCTTACCTCACTTTCCGATCACAACCACCATACAACACACCAACCACCATCGCCACCCTTCTCAACTCAAACCCTGATGACGTCACTTCCATCAATAACTTCACttccaattcattcataattcagaCTGATACAGCCGTTATTGTTCCCATAAGTAATTGTTCTTGCTCTGATGGCGGCAATTATTATCAGCATAACACTGATTATGAGCTTAAATTTACTAACGAAACGTATTTTTCACTTGCGAATAATACTTTTCAAGGCCTTACTACTTGTCAAGCTTTGATCAACCAAAATCCTTATAATTTCCGGAATTTGTTAGTTGGTGATAATATCACGGTATGATAATTTTTTTATGATAATCTGCTTAATTTCATACCATTTTATTTCGTTTGATGTCTTGTAAGATATATACTTTGCTTTGCTAACTGTGACAATTCGTCCCACATCGGTTTGAAAAAGGAAATATGAGTCCCTTGTATGGATAAAGTTGTGGATAATCAATatcttttatcattgtttttagttgaaatttgaaaatatttaattaagttattgcGTTTGCTTTGGTGGGTGTTTCATATGGTATAAGAGTCGTAGCCTCTCGAGGTGTGATGAGCAAGTGGCTCGTGTTCATCGGTATGGATGTTGGGCATTAACTAGTGTTGTTTGTATGTGTGTATCATTAGAATTTTTAACTGGTTAAATATTCTAGTATCTATGTATATCCAGTTGTAGCTTTGATAACATGTTATATTGTATTGTATGATATCTTTGATATCATGTTGAGTATATCGTATGTATAATTATTTGATCTTATGATTTGTGAAATCACTTGAAATTAATCAAACATATTCGTCATAATGTGTATATCGGTTTAGTTGAAATAGCGGGTTAAATTATATGATAATCTTCTTTGACATCGTGTTAAATCCTTTTCAAAAATTGTACTATATTATCTACAGATGATTCCTTGATAATTGAATGTTATAGTATTCATTATTAGATGACCTAATACAGCTCACAGCTCACAGCTATCAGCTCTGATTTTATGTTAAAATGTTTTAAACATGTGTGTTGTCTTTTCTTCTATGTTAATAAAATATGAATTTGTTTATATACAGATTCCGCTCAGATGCGCGTGTCCAACGGCAAACCAAACAGCTGCAGGAATAAAGTATTTGCTCAGTTACCTGATCGAAACGGGTGACACTATAGATTATATATCTCAAGCATTTGGAGGTGTTGGTAAACAAAGAATCTTAGATGCGAATGAGCTTAATGCAACTCAAGTTATCTTTCCATATACACCACTTTTGGTCCCACTTACAACTGAACCCACACGAATAAACACATCTATAACTCCACCATCTCAACCTTCTCCGCCCGTGATTCCCGTTACACCGAGTAATGGCGGGAGCTCGTCGAACAAAGGGGTCTTTATCGGTGTTGGAATTGGTGTCGGTTTACTTATACTCGTTTCTGTTTTCGGGGTCTTCATTTGGTTCTCAAGGAAAAAGAAGGTTCAACAAACGAAAACTTATAATTCGCCTCCGGGCAAAAGTAAAAACTCTGCGACTGCTGCGTTAATTGGCCCGGAGAGTAACTCATGGTCAATTTCAACCGAAGGATTACGAATAGCGATTGAGTCGTTAACGGTTTACAAGTATGAGGAATTACAAAAGGCTACAGGAGATTTTTCTGAAGATAAAAGAGTGAAAGGATCGGTTTACAAGGGGGTTTTTAACGGTGATTTGGCGGTCGTTAAGATAATGAAAGGAGATGTTGCCGGGGAGATTAATATGCTTCAACAAATTAATCATTCGAACATAATCAGGCTTTCTGGATTCTGTTTGCATCAAGGAAACACTTATCTGGTTTATGAATTTGCTGAAAACGGGTCATTGAGTGATTGGTTGCACGCAGATACAAAGAATGCTACATTCGAATATGTTTTAGATTGGAAACAAAGAGTTCAGATCGCGCATAATGTGTCGGACGCGTTGAATTACCTTCACAATTTCATTACTCCACCGTacattcacaagaatttaacaagtaGCAACGTGTTGTTAGATGCTAATATGAGGGCAAAGATAACGAATTTCGAACTTGCGAGAAGTGTTGATGAAAACGACAATGGAGAACTTCAGTTAACAAGGCATGTTGTAGGGACATTTGGTTACATGCCACCGGAATACATCGAGAACGGGTTAATTAGCCCTAAAATGGATGTGTTTGCTTTAGGTGTTTTGATGTCGGAACTTTTGTCCGGTAAAGAAGCCGCCACAAGGCCGCctgaaggtggtggtggtggtgagaaGAAGGGTGATGAGTCTACGGTTGTACAACAGGGGCAGTTGTCGGAGACAATAAAAGAGGTGGTTGGAGGGGATAATGTGAGGAATAAACTGGCGGAGTTTATGGACGGTAGATTGAGAGGTGAGTATCCGGTGGAGTTGGCGTATTCTATGGCGGAGCTTGCTAGTAAATGTGTGGCGGCTGATCTAAACGACCGCCCGTCTGTTACGGAGGTGTTTATGACACTTTCGCAGATACTGTCTTCGTCTTTAGATTGGGATCCATCTGATGAACTTGAACACTCCAGATCTCTTAGTCTTGGCAGATAAAGTAAATATTTTTTAACTATTGTATTCCAATGTTATTTTTAATATGGTGTTTTGTATGTATTGTATTGGTTGTTATAAAACCAAAAGAACATCATGAATCATGTATGTTTATATAACTTAGAGTGTCTCCAATTTGATGAGTATTATGCATGTTGCAGCTTTGAATATTTATTAATTTGAATTATAGTTTGGTCCTTAACCTGTCCTTAAGCCAGGGTGGGCGTAAATCAGAGTTGTAAATCTCGGTTCAACTCGGCGAGTTCTCGTTTCCAGTGAGTTGCCGAGTACTCGAACTCCAAGTCGCTCCATTACTGTTACTCGGCAACTACTTAGTCATAACCGATTACTCGGTCAAAAATTCGGTCAAGCGAGGCAAATAACCATGACGACATTTTTTGGATAGGTTACATGACCCATCTGAAAATTATGTTGAAATAATAAGGTCAAATATGGGAGGCAATATTAGGTTAGTTCTATAGTCAATAAACACATGCAAAGTTgtgttttgaagacttttgtgCACAAATTATTTACCATGATGCCATTCTCTTCTACTATAAATACATGATCTTGCAAGCTTCAAAATGCATCCCAACACATTCTTCCTTCTTGTGTTCTAGTAGTCTAATAGAGAGTTTGTGAGAtatatctcctaattacaagagatataaaacttggtacttatccttgtaattagagcgaAGTGTAATTTCTATTATTCATATTAGTGAAacatttctttccttgcccgtggtttttaccctattggggttttccacgttaaatcttggtgtttctttattgtcattatttcaagtattactagcaggtttgctataattcggtgtcgcttttctcaacaagtggtatcagagctaaggtctaatatcttgtgtgtattaatctacttatcgtatgctctgtggtttcCACACTGGTGGACTttcacatcagaaaataagtaaggtTATTTTCACTCGATAAAAGTTCTCAAGTACTATTTCTCGAAAagtagtattgtcgaaaagaagattgtaattatagcaatgtctacaaaattcgaaattgaaaagttcaacgggagtaactaATTATTTACCATGATGCCATTCTCTTCTACTATAAATACATGATCTTGCAAGCTTCAAAATGCATCCCAACACATTCTTCCTTCTTGTGTTCTAGTAGTCTAATAGAGAGTTTGTGAGAtatatctcctaattacaagagatataaaacttggtacttatccttgtaattagatcgaagtgtaattcctattattcatattagtgaaacatttctttccttgcccgtggtttttaccctattggagtttttcacgttaaatcttggtgtttctttattgtcattatttcaagtattactagcaggtttgctataattcggtgtcgcttttctcaacaagtggtatcagagctaaggtctaatatcttgtgtgtattaatctacttatcgtatgctctgtggtttcCACACTGGTGGACTttcacatcagaaaataagtaaggttattttcactcggtaaagtccttgggtgttatttcaagaaaaatagtattgtcgaaaagaagattgtaattatagcaatgtctacgaaatttgaaattgaaaagttcaacgggagtaacttctcgttatggaaactaaagatgaaagctatcctgagaaaggataagtgtttggcggccatcagtggatggtccgccgaagtcactgatgaaaaatgggaagagatggacggtcaggttatcgcaaatcttcatctggcactagcagatggcgttttgtctagcatagaagaaaagaagacggcgaaagagatttgggatcacctcgtaaaattgtacgagaccaaatcactccacaacaagatattccttaagaggaaactttatgcactacgcatgaatgaatctacttcagttaatgagcacattaattctttgaatactctattttctcaactcgcttcgttaagttgcaatatagagccaaaagaacgtgctgaacttttacttcagagtctacctgactcgtatgatcaactcattattaacttaaccaataatgttctctcggagtatctagtctatgatgaagttgcggctgctattctagaagaagaaaatcggcgcaataacaaggaggacaaacaggccggttcacgacaagtggaggccttggtgATGTCAGGggggagatcaacggaacgtggcccaagtgggagtcacaatcatggtaaaccgaagtctaaaaagaataagacctatacatgctacaattgtggcaagaaaggtcacctgaagaaggattgtcggagtttaaataactcaaatcctcaaggaaatattgcaagcacttcagatgatgggactgctttggttagtgaggcagtggtagcaaatgaaggcagaaagacatttgttgatgtctggttatttgactcgggagctacttttcacatgacccctagaagagaatggttcaaacaatatgaacgtatctcaggaggatctgtatacagttgcaatgatcatgaactaaagatcattggaattggagatatcattctgaagatgcacgatggtacagttcgtactattcaaggtgtacgacacgtggagggtttgaagaagaacttattatctttaggacaattggatgatcttggttgtaaaatggtgatacatgagaagatcatgataatcaagaaaggcgcggttgtacttatgaaaggagaaaaggtggatgctaatttatacattctgaaaggcgagacggtacatgaatcggaagcatctgttgcttcgaatagttcaagtgataaag
This genomic window from Rutidosis leptorrhynchoides isolate AG116_Rl617_1_P2 chromosome 2, CSIRO_AGI_Rlap_v1, whole genome shotgun sequence contains:
- the LOC139894637 gene encoding protein LYK5-like, encoding MFFRHPSTVYFLLTTITIIILQSHAQQTYVDNKQLACENNDTITLGYTCNAAATCRSYLTFRSQPPYNTPTTIATLLNSNPDDVTSINNFTSNSFIIQTDTAVIVPISNCSCSDGGNYYQHNTDYELKFTNETYFSLANNTFQGLTTCQALINQNPYNFRNLLVGDNITIPLRCACPTANQTAAGIKYLLSYLIETGDTIDYISQAFGGVGKQRILDANELNATQVIFPYTPLLVPLTTEPTRINTSITPPSQPSPPVIPVTPSNGGSSSNKGVFIGVGIGVGLLILVSVFGVFIWFSRKKKVQQTKTYNSPPGKSKNSATAALIGPESNSWSISTEGLRIAIESLTVYKYEELQKATGDFSEDKRVKGSVYKGVFNGDLAVVKIMKGDVAGEINMLQQINHSNIIRLSGFCLHQGNTYLVYEFAENGSLSDWLHADTKNATFEYVLDWKQRVQIAHNVSDALNYLHNFITPPYIHKNLTSSNVLLDANMRAKITNFELARSVDENDNGELQLTRHVVGTFGYMPPEYIENGLISPKMDVFALGVLMSELLSGKEAATRPPEGGGGGEKKGDESTVVQQGQLSETIKEVVGGDNVRNKLAEFMDGRLRGEYPVELAYSMAELASKCVAADLNDRPSVTEVFMTLSQILSSSLDWDPSDELEHSRSLSLGR